A part of Labrys wisconsinensis genomic DNA contains:
- a CDS encoding penicillin-binding protein 1A, whose translation MLRLWVRLLAFLFAVISMVALSAAAVLGSVLADFDRELPDYGGLKSYEPPVMTRVHAADGSILAEYAHQRRLFLPIQVVPKLVIGAFLSAEDKNFYSHPGVDPAGMLRAVFINLRNRGSGRRPEGASTITQQVAKNFFLTNTVSYRRKLEEALLAFRLEEAYSKDKILELYLNQIYLGSGSYGIAAASLDYFGKPVSELSVAEAAYLAALPKAPNNYNPVHDHDAAIARRDWVIGQMAENGYITAAEARAAQDTPLTASAHHQDPAGVAQADYFAEEVRRQLLDRYGEDRLYEGGLSVRTTLDPRLQHEARTALVDGLVRWDQREGYRGPVANLPLGDDWAAALAAQKGLDDIAPWRLAIVLDAGADHARIGLKPQAPTSGPSTEPETGTLDLAGVAWAHWASGPLRGRRITRVSDVVKTGDVVYVEPTKGGTYALRQVPEISGALVAMDPFTGRVLAMVGGFSFDQSNFNRATQAYRQPGSSFKPFIYAAALDNGYTPSTLVLDAPIEIDPGGGQPLWRPVNDGGKYYGPRTLRFGLEWSRNVMTVRLAEDMGMPLIADYARRFGIYDDMPPYIAMSLGSGETTLMRMATAYAMLANGGRQLSPTLIDRIQDRWGETIYRHDQRICQGCDAAAWQGQDEPRLIDDRQQVLDPLTAYQITSMLEGVVQRGTATVLKALDRPIAGKTGTTNESKDVWFIGYTPHLVAGVYIGYDTPRALGYGATGGHVSAPIVGEFLRAALAGKPAEPFPIPPGIKLIPVDGATGLRTADAGGGSILEAFKVGTAPPETYSVIGSGGAEGQSEERPVVMGTGSLY comes from the coding sequence ATGCTTCGACTCTGGGTCCGTCTTCTCGCCTTCCTCTTCGCCGTGATCTCCATGGTGGCGCTGTCCGCCGCCGCCGTCCTCGGCTCGGTGCTGGCCGACTTCGACCGCGAGCTGCCCGACTATGGCGGGCTGAAGAGCTACGAGCCGCCCGTCATGACGCGCGTGCACGCCGCCGACGGCTCGATCCTGGCCGAATATGCCCATCAGCGCCGCCTGTTCCTGCCGATCCAGGTGGTTCCCAAGCTGGTGATCGGCGCCTTCCTGTCGGCGGAGGACAAGAACTTCTATTCCCACCCCGGCGTCGATCCCGCCGGCATGCTGCGGGCCGTGTTCATCAACCTGCGCAACCGCGGCTCGGGGCGCCGGCCCGAGGGCGCCTCGACCATCACCCAGCAGGTCGCCAAGAACTTCTTCCTCACCAACACGGTCTCCTACCGGCGCAAGCTGGAGGAGGCGCTGCTCGCCTTCCGCCTGGAGGAGGCCTATTCGAAAGACAAGATCCTCGAGCTCTACCTCAACCAGATCTATCTCGGTTCCGGCAGCTACGGCATCGCCGCCGCCTCGCTGGACTATTTCGGCAAGCCGGTGAGCGAATTGTCGGTGGCGGAGGCCGCCTATCTCGCGGCCCTGCCCAAGGCGCCGAACAACTACAACCCGGTGCACGACCACGACGCCGCCATTGCCCGGCGCGACTGGGTGATCGGGCAGATGGCCGAGAACGGCTACATCACCGCGGCCGAGGCCCGGGCGGCCCAGGACACGCCGCTGACCGCCTCGGCCCACCACCAGGATCCGGCCGGCGTCGCCCAGGCCGACTATTTCGCCGAGGAAGTGCGCCGGCAACTGCTCGACCGCTACGGCGAGGACCGTCTCTACGAGGGCGGGCTGTCGGTGCGCACCACGCTCGATCCGCGGCTGCAGCACGAGGCGCGCACCGCCCTGGTCGACGGGCTGGTACGCTGGGACCAGCGCGAGGGCTATCGCGGCCCGGTCGCCAACCTGCCGCTCGGTGACGACTGGGCCGCCGCCCTGGCCGCACAGAAAGGGCTCGACGACATCGCGCCCTGGCGCCTCGCCATCGTGCTGGACGCGGGGGCGGACCACGCCCGCATCGGCCTGAAGCCGCAGGCCCCGACCTCCGGCCCGAGCACCGAGCCCGAGACAGGCACGCTCGACCTCGCGGGCGTCGCCTGGGCCCATTGGGCGAGCGGGCCGCTGCGCGGGCGGCGCATCACCCGTGTCAGCGACGTGGTCAAGACCGGCGACGTCGTCTATGTCGAGCCGACGAAGGGGGGCACCTATGCCCTGCGTCAGGTTCCGGAGATTTCCGGCGCGTTGGTGGCCATGGATCCCTTCACCGGCCGGGTCCTGGCCATGGTCGGCGGCTTCTCCTTCGACCAGAGCAACTTCAACCGCGCCACCCAGGCCTATCGCCAGCCCGGCTCCTCCTTCAAGCCGTTCATCTATGCGGCGGCGCTCGACAACGGCTACACGCCCTCGACCCTGGTGCTCGACGCGCCGATCGAGATCGATCCCGGCGGCGGCCAGCCGCTCTGGCGCCCCGTCAACGACGGCGGCAAGTATTACGGTCCCCGCACCCTGCGCTTCGGCCTGGAATGGTCCCGCAACGTCATGACCGTGCGCCTGGCCGAGGACATGGGCATGCCGCTGATCGCCGACTATGCCAGGCGCTTCGGCATCTATGACGACATGCCGCCCTATATCGCCATGTCGCTGGGCTCGGGCGAGACGACGCTGATGCGCATGGCCACGGCCTATGCCATGCTCGCCAATGGCGGCCGGCAGCTGAGCCCCACCCTGATCGACCGCATTCAGGACCGCTGGGGCGAGACGATCTACCGCCACGACCAGCGGATCTGCCAGGGATGCGACGCCGCGGCCTGGCAGGGCCAGGACGAGCCCCGCCTGATCGACGATCGCCAGCAGGTGCTCGATCCGCTCACGGCCTACCAGATCACCTCGATGCTGGAGGGCGTGGTGCAGCGCGGCACCGCCACCGTGCTCAAGGCGCTCGACCGGCCGATCGCCGGCAAGACCGGCACCACCAACGAGTCCAAGGACGTCTGGTTCATCGGCTATACCCCGCACCTCGTCGCTGGCGTCTATATCGGCTACGACACGCCGCGCGCGCTGGGCTACGGCGCGACCGGCGGCCATGTGTCGGCGCCGATCGTCGGGGAGTTTCTGCGCGCGGCCCTGGCCGGCAAGCCGGCCGAGCCCTTCCCGATCCCGCCCGGCATCAAGCTGATTCCGGTGGATGGCGCCACCGGCCTGCGCACCGCCGACGCCGGCGGCGGCTCGATCCTCGAGGCCTTCAAGGTCGGCACCGCGCCGCCGGAGACCTACAGCGTCATCGGCAGCGGCGGTGCCGAAGGCCAGTCGGAGGAGCGGCCGGTGGTGATGGGGACGGGCAGCCTCTATTGA
- a CDS encoding thioredoxin domain-containing protein, translating to MHRRSFLAGIVGATGLALTGPARAQGADYWYTVRGDDGGQVPNLHLSADLMNAVQGLPGLISGSAADATVTMVEFFDYNCPTCRRAAPELRALAAEDGRIRLSFVNIPVLSPFSVEAAKVELAVHRLHGGATAEAFQKKLILQKGVATGARALDLAAAMGLPRPAIEAAAAAPALDKDIAAHIGLADQIGFDATPSFVISDAGIIGYPGQNAIMGMVGAVRKCGVIDCTS from the coding sequence ATGCACAGACGCAGCTTCCTGGCCGGCATCGTCGGCGCCACCGGGCTGGCGCTGACCGGGCCCGCAAGAGCGCAGGGAGCGGACTACTGGTACACCGTCCGGGGTGACGACGGCGGGCAGGTGCCCAACCTGCACCTGTCGGCCGATCTCATGAATGCGGTCCAGGGCCTGCCCGGCCTGATCTCCGGCTCGGCCGCGGATGCCACCGTCACCATGGTCGAGTTCTTCGACTACAATTGCCCGACCTGCCGCCGCGCGGCTCCCGAACTGCGGGCGCTCGCGGCCGAGGATGGCCGGATCCGCCTCTCCTTCGTGAACATCCCGGTGCTCTCGCCCTTCTCCGTGGAGGCGGCGAAGGTCGAGCTCGCCGTGCACAGGCTGCACGGCGGCGCGACGGCCGAGGCGTTCCAGAAGAAGCTGATCCTGCAGAAAGGCGTCGCCACGGGCGCGCGCGCGCTCGACCTGGCCGCGGCCATGGGCCTGCCGCGTCCTGCGATCGAGGCCGCGGCCGCCGCCCCCGCCCTGGACAAGGACATCGCCGCCCATATCGGCCTGGCCGACCAGATCGGCTTCGACGCCACGCCGTCCTTCGTGATCTCCGATGCCGGGATCATCGGCTATCCCGGCCAGAACGCCATCATGGGCATGGTGGGGGCGGTGCGCAAATGCGGCGTCATCGACTGCACGAGCTAA
- a CDS encoding sugar ABC transporter ATP-binding protein — protein MTEAPDDVVLRLEGVSKVYSGTVAVKQADFDVRRGAVNVLVGENGAGKSTLMKIIAGVEQPTLGRILLDGRPVVFPTPGVAVKHGIGMVFQELNLFGNLSVAENIFAAREITRDVRGIDHRAQERRAAEFLERLETGIDPKTPVEDLRIGQQQLVEIAKAVAQDARILIMDEPTSALSAAEVEILFRVIADLKARGVAIVYISHRLEELIRIGDFITVLRDGRITGREAMKNVDVAWIVRQMIGSDAKDFAKTEDRPLGAEALRAEDICLPRMTGGYAVDHVSLSVRQGEILGVYGLMGAGRSELLDCIIGRHRHATGRLFIDGRPVKERDVTGRIRRGLALIPEDRQREGLVTILSVAANLTMASLAKFLAAGFHIRADREQAAVGHAIRDLSIKVADPALEVSSLSGGNQQKVVIGKALMTGPKVLLMDEPSRGIDVGAKADVFRTMRRLAARGLGIIFVTSDLDEVMALSDRIAVMSNGRLTALYDRAEATEALVVAASALGHGPAATHSGEGTA, from the coding sequence ATGACGGAGGCGCCAGACGACGTCGTCCTCCGGCTCGAGGGGGTCAGCAAGGTCTATTCGGGCACGGTCGCGGTGAAGCAGGCCGATTTCGACGTGCGCCGCGGCGCGGTCAACGTCCTGGTCGGCGAGAACGGCGCCGGCAAGTCGACGCTGATGAAGATCATCGCCGGCGTCGAGCAGCCCACCCTCGGGCGCATCCTGCTCGACGGCCGCCCCGTGGTCTTCCCGACGCCGGGCGTCGCGGTGAAGCACGGCATCGGCATGGTGTTCCAGGAGCTCAACCTGTTCGGCAACCTCTCGGTGGCCGAGAACATCTTCGCCGCCCGCGAGATCACCCGCGACGTGCGCGGCATCGACCATCGCGCGCAGGAGCGCCGCGCGGCCGAGTTCCTGGAGCGGCTGGAGACCGGCATCGACCCGAAGACGCCGGTGGAGGACCTGCGCATCGGCCAGCAGCAGCTGGTCGAGATCGCCAAGGCGGTGGCGCAGGATGCCCGCATCCTGATCATGGACGAGCCGACCTCGGCCCTCAGCGCCGCCGAGGTGGAGATCCTGTTCCGCGTCATCGCCGACCTCAAGGCGCGCGGCGTGGCCATCGTCTATATCTCGCACCGGCTGGAGGAGCTGATCCGCATCGGCGACTTCATCACCGTGCTGCGCGACGGGCGCATCACCGGCCGCGAGGCGATGAAGAACGTCGACGTCGCCTGGATCGTGCGCCAGATGATCGGCTCCGACGCCAAGGACTTCGCCAAGACCGAGGACCGCCCGCTCGGCGCCGAGGCGCTGCGGGCCGAGGATATCTGCCTGCCGCGCATGACGGGCGGCTATGCCGTCGACCATGTCTCGCTGTCGGTGCGCCAGGGCGAGATCCTCGGCGTCTACGGCCTGATGGGCGCCGGGCGCAGCGAGCTGCTCGACTGCATCATCGGCCGCCATCGCCATGCCACCGGCCGGCTGTTCATCGACGGCCGGCCGGTCAAGGAGCGCGACGTCACCGGGCGGATCCGGCGCGGCCTCGCCCTGATCCCGGAGGACCGCCAGCGCGAGGGCCTGGTCACCATCCTCTCGGTCGCCGCCAACCTGACCATGGCGAGCCTGGCGAAATTCCTCGCCGCCGGCTTCCACATCCGCGCCGACCGCGAGCAGGCTGCGGTCGGGCACGCCATCCGCGACCTCTCCATCAAGGTCGCCGACCCGGCCCTGGAGGTCTCATCGCTCTCCGGCGGCAACCAGCAGAAGGTGGTGATCGGCAAGGCGCTGATGACCGGGCCGAAGGTGCTGCTGATGGACGAGCCGAGCCGGGGCATCGACGTCGGGGCCAAGGCCGACGTGTTCCGCACCATGCGCAGGCTGGCGGCACGCGGCCTCGGCATCATCTTCGTCACCTCCGACCTCGACGAGGTGATGGCGCTGTCCGACCGCATCGCGGTGATGAGCAACGGACGCCTCACCGCCCTCTACGACCGCGCCGAGGCGACCGAGGCGCTGGTCGTCGCCGCCTCCGCGCTCGGGCACGGGCCGGCCGCCACGCATTCTGGGGAAGGGACCGCATGA
- a CDS encoding Gfo/Idh/MocA family protein, which translates to MTELRGALIGCGFFAVNQMHAWRDIAGAGITAICDRDPARLAAVGDQFGIAARYADAEAMLAAEKPDFVDIATTVASHRPLVELAARHRVPVICQKPFAAGMADARAMVAACEAAGVPLMVHENFRWQSPIQAVRAAIDSGAIGTPFFGRISFRSAYDVFSGQPYLAEGKRFIVEDLGIHSLDIARFLLGDVTRLTARLRRVNPAIRGEDVATMLLDHENGTTSIVDCSYATKLAVEPFPETLVEIDGSEGSIRLAQGYHMTVTGRDGTRHLDVSPRLLPWASRPWHNIQESVAAIQQHWIDCLRVGRESATSGHDNLKTLALVEAAYQGAASGEPVDLAEI; encoded by the coding sequence ATGACGGAGCTTCGGGGCGCCCTGATCGGCTGCGGCTTCTTCGCGGTCAACCAGATGCATGCCTGGCGCGACATCGCCGGCGCCGGCATCACGGCGATCTGCGACCGCGATCCCGCCCGGCTGGCAGCCGTCGGCGACCAGTTCGGCATCGCCGCGCGCTACGCCGACGCCGAGGCGATGCTGGCGGCGGAAAAGCCCGATTTCGTCGACATCGCCACCACGGTGGCGAGCCATCGCCCGCTGGTGGAGCTGGCGGCGCGCCACCGCGTGCCGGTGATCTGCCAGAAGCCGTTCGCCGCCGGCATGGCCGACGCCCGCGCCATGGTCGCGGCCTGCGAGGCCGCCGGCGTGCCGCTGATGGTGCACGAGAATTTCCGCTGGCAGAGCCCGATCCAGGCGGTGCGCGCCGCGATCGACAGCGGCGCCATCGGCACGCCCTTCTTCGGCCGCATCTCCTTCCGCTCGGCCTATGACGTGTTCAGCGGCCAGCCCTATCTCGCCGAAGGCAAGCGCTTCATCGTCGAGGATCTCGGCATCCACAGTCTCGACATCGCCCGTTTCCTGCTCGGCGACGTGACGCGGCTCACGGCGCGGCTGCGTCGGGTCAACCCGGCGATCCGGGGCGAGGACGTCGCCACCATGCTGCTCGACCACGAGAACGGCACGACCTCGATCGTCGACTGCAGTTATGCGACGAAGCTCGCGGTCGAGCCCTTCCCGGAGACGCTGGTCGAGATCGACGGCAGCGAGGGCTCGATCCGCCTGGCGCAGGGCTATCACATGACCGTGACCGGACGGGACGGCACACGCCACCTGGACGTGTCTCCCAGGCTCCTGCCCTGGGCCTCGCGCCCCTGGCACAATATCCAGGAGAGCGTCGCGGCCATCCAGCAGCACTGGATCGACTGCCTCCGCGTCGGCCGCGAGTCGGCGACCTCGGGACACGACAACTTGAAGACCCTGGCCCTGGTCGAGGCGGCCTATCAGGGCGCCGCAAGCGGAGAGCCGGTGGATCTGGCCGAGATCTGA
- a CDS encoding BMP family protein: MTRGNGDHGAGWTRRRVIVAGGLGLIAAAPPIRARAEDAKLKVAAIFATPIEEPWDHQIHVALQKAEKELGIEYKWSEKVQAADFGRVMREYATGGMQLVLGDAFAAERESRRTAKEFPNVAFLFGSGAGPAEPNFGVFDNWIHEPAYLSGLIAGKMSKSGTVGAVAAMGIPEVNRLVNAFFAGAKEANPAVKKKVTFIGSFFDPPKAKEAAIAQIDAGVDVIYAERFGVIEAAADKKILAISNMSDQSSLAPDTVITGPVWDMYPTVAQAIKLVKAGVFTAQDYGDFSRMGKGGSYLAPYGAFESKLPAEVKDLVEKRKAEILDGNFRVDVDEATPVSD; this comes from the coding sequence ATGACGAGGGGCAATGGGGACCATGGCGCGGGGTGGACGCGCCGACGCGTGATCGTGGCCGGCGGCCTGGGGCTCATCGCCGCGGCCCCGCCGATCCGCGCCCGCGCCGAGGACGCCAAGCTCAAGGTCGCCGCGATCTTCGCCACGCCGATCGAGGAGCCGTGGGACCACCAGATCCACGTCGCCCTGCAGAAGGCGGAGAAGGAGCTCGGCATCGAGTACAAATGGTCGGAGAAGGTGCAGGCCGCCGATTTCGGCCGCGTCATGCGCGAATATGCCACCGGCGGCATGCAGCTGGTGCTGGGCGACGCCTTCGCCGCCGAGCGTGAGTCGCGCCGCACTGCCAAGGAGTTTCCGAACGTCGCCTTCCTGTTCGGCTCCGGCGCCGGGCCGGCCGAGCCGAATTTCGGCGTGTTCGACAACTGGATCCACGAGCCGGCCTATCTCTCGGGCCTGATCGCCGGCAAGATGTCGAAGTCCGGCACGGTCGGCGCGGTGGCGGCGATGGGCATTCCCGAGGTCAACCGGCTGGTCAACGCCTTCTTCGCCGGCGCCAAGGAGGCTAATCCGGCCGTCAAGAAGAAGGTGACCTTCATCGGTTCCTTCTTCGACCCGCCCAAGGCCAAGGAGGCGGCGATCGCGCAGATCGATGCCGGCGTCGACGTGATCTATGCCGAGCGCTTCGGCGTGATCGAGGCGGCGGCGGACAAGAAGATCCTCGCCATCTCCAACATGTCCGACCAGTCGAGCCTGGCCCCCGACACCGTGATCACCGGCCCGGTCTGGGACATGTACCCGACCGTCGCCCAGGCGATCAAGCTGGTGAAGGCCGGCGTGTTCACGGCGCAGGACTACGGCGACTTCTCGCGCATGGGCAAGGGCGGCTCCTACCTCGCGCCCTACGGCGCCTTCGAGAGCAAGCTGCCGGCCGAGGTGAAGGACCTCGTCGAGAAGCGCAAGGCGGAGATCCTCGACGGCAATTTCCGGGTCGACGTCGACGAGGCGACGCCGGTCTCGGATTGA
- a CDS encoding MFS transporter, with amino-acid sequence MGTSAPADAPFSREFLTLRHANSLPVLRQKESRIMVETTAYPLNSPSRSKSVQDHIDELPMWADGTRLLAAPMTGMQWLIWSLAAAGKFFEGFVVFMTGVALPLLSSEFNIGAAWHGVITAASLFGILVGAVALGGMSDRFGRKPMFVAEMVIFVAFLVALIFCTNVYFLVICLFGIGLSLGCDYPTAHMIISESIPSTSRGKLVLGAFAFQAVGALGGTAIGYLVLSTLPEIGAWRWMFASAIIPAVLVTIGRFYIVESANWLSARGHVDKAELAVKRLLVRKPQYPAEIKLAAREGQAVEGHQSKQTFAALFNKTNRRATILASVPWFLQDLGTYGIGIFTPTILAAAVGANSDHVRSVADLIANDITAAKGAALITTLLIVGIIFAVLLADVVGRIALQILGFFGCAVGLFLASLSSNFTGGTQTLLIFAGFMLFNFMTNLGPNAQTYLLAGEVFPTAIRGKGAGFAAAFAKIGAVATAFLFPILLVAIGTQALLYGLIVVSILGAAVTWLFRIETTGVNLDRLEG; translated from the coding sequence GTGGGAACATCAGCCCCTGCCGACGCGCCGTTCTCCCGTGAATTTCTGACGTTACGTCATGCCAACAGCTTGCCAGTACTTCGCCAGAAGGAAAGCCGCATCATGGTCGAAACCACTGCGTACCCCTTGAACAGCCCGTCTCGATCAAAATCGGTGCAGGATCACATCGACGAATTGCCGATGTGGGCTGACGGGACCCGGCTTCTCGCGGCTCCGATGACCGGCATGCAATGGCTGATCTGGTCGCTCGCCGCCGCCGGCAAGTTCTTCGAAGGTTTCGTCGTCTTCATGACCGGCGTGGCCCTTCCCCTGCTGTCGAGCGAGTTCAACATCGGCGCGGCGTGGCACGGCGTCATCACCGCTGCCAGCCTGTTCGGCATCCTCGTCGGCGCCGTCGCCCTGGGGGGCATGTCCGACCGCTTCGGCCGCAAGCCGATGTTCGTCGCGGAGATGGTGATCTTCGTCGCCTTCCTCGTGGCGCTCATCTTCTGCACCAATGTCTATTTCCTGGTGATCTGCCTGTTCGGGATCGGCCTTTCGCTGGGCTGCGACTATCCGACGGCGCATATGATCATTTCCGAGAGCATCCCGAGCACCAGCCGGGGCAAGCTGGTGCTGGGCGCGTTCGCGTTCCAGGCCGTCGGCGCCCTCGGCGGCACGGCGATCGGCTATCTCGTCCTCTCGACCCTGCCCGAGATCGGCGCGTGGCGCTGGATGTTCGCGTCGGCGATCATCCCGGCCGTCCTCGTGACGATCGGGCGCTTCTATATCGTCGAGAGCGCGAACTGGCTGTCGGCGCGGGGCCATGTCGACAAGGCCGAGCTGGCGGTGAAACGGCTGCTGGTGCGCAAGCCGCAATATCCCGCCGAGATCAAGCTCGCGGCCCGCGAGGGCCAGGCCGTCGAGGGTCATCAATCCAAGCAGACCTTCGCGGCGCTGTTCAACAAGACCAACCGGCGCGCGACGATCCTGGCTTCAGTTCCATGGTTCCTGCAGGACCTCGGCACCTATGGCATCGGCATCTTCACGCCGACGATCCTGGCCGCCGCGGTCGGCGCCAATTCCGACCATGTCCGCAGCGTCGCGGACCTGATCGCCAACGACATCACCGCCGCCAAGGGCGCCGCCCTGATCACCACCCTGCTGATCGTCGGCATCATCTTCGCGGTTCTGCTGGCCGACGTCGTCGGCCGGATCGCGCTCCAGATCCTCGGCTTCTTCGGCTGCGCCGTCGGCCTGTTCCTGGCATCGCTGTCCTCGAACTTCACCGGCGGGACACAGACCCTTCTGATCTTCGCCGGCTTCATGCTGTTCAACTTCATGACCAATCTGGGCCCGAACGCCCAGACCTATCTCCTGGCGGGCGAGGTCTTTCCGACGGCGATCCGCGGCAAGGGCGCGGGCTTTGCGGCGGCCTTCGCCAAGATCGGCGCCGTCGCCACCGCCTTCCTGTTCCCGATCCTCCTCGTGGCGATCGGCACGCAGGCCCTGCTCTACGGGCTGATCGTGGTCTCGATCCTGGGCGCGGCGGTCACCTGGCTCTTCCGGATCGAGACAACCGGCGTGAACCTCGACCGGCTCGAGGGATGA
- a CDS encoding ABC transporter permease, which yields MTAAQDTRTQPAAGGGSLALNLMKLRTFIALFAVLIFFSFAAPNFLSTANLVLMSKHVALNAFLAMGMTFVIVTGGIDLSVGSIVGLCGMVAGGLVLNGLALPIGYTVYFNVVEVVLITLGVGVVIGAINGLLITRLNVAPFIATLGTLYVARGLALLSSDGRTFPNLVGREDLGTTGYGLIGSGQILGLPLSIWILVVVALAAAYIARSTPLGRHIFMVGGNERAAGLSGVRVSRVKMFVYMFSGFCAAIVGLIISSELMASHPATGESFELNAIAAAVLGGTSMSGGRGTIGGTIVGAFVIGILSDGLVMMGVSSFWQMVIKGLVIIVAVVVDQAQRRLQQRVALRQMARLG from the coding sequence ATGACCGCCGCACAGGATACGAGGACGCAGCCCGCCGCCGGTGGTGGATCGCTGGCACTGAACCTGATGAAGCTGCGCACCTTCATCGCGCTGTTCGCGGTGCTGATCTTCTTCTCCTTTGCCGCGCCGAACTTCCTGAGCACCGCCAACCTGGTGCTGATGTCCAAGCACGTGGCGCTCAACGCCTTCCTGGCCATGGGCATGACCTTCGTCATCGTCACCGGCGGCATCGACCTCTCGGTCGGCTCGATCGTCGGCCTGTGCGGCATGGTGGCGGGCGGGCTGGTGCTGAACGGCCTGGCGCTGCCGATCGGCTACACCGTCTATTTCAACGTGGTCGAGGTGGTCCTGATCACGCTCGGGGTCGGCGTGGTCATCGGCGCCATCAACGGCCTCCTGATCACCCGGCTCAACGTCGCTCCGTTCATCGCCACGCTCGGCACGCTCTATGTCGCCCGCGGCCTGGCGCTGCTCTCCTCGGACGGGCGCACCTTCCCCAACCTGGTCGGCCGCGAGGATCTCGGCACCACCGGCTACGGCCTGATCGGCTCCGGCCAGATCCTCGGCCTGCCGCTGTCGATCTGGATCCTGGTGGTGGTGGCGCTGGCCGCCGCCTACATCGCCCGCTCCACCCCGCTCGGCCGCCACATCTTCATGGTCGGCGGCAACGAGCGGGCGGCGGGCCTGTCCGGCGTGCGGGTCTCGCGGGTCAAGATGTTCGTCTACATGTTCTCCGGCTTCTGCGCGGCCATCGTCGGCCTGATCATCTCGTCGGAGCTGATGGCCTCGCATCCTGCCACCGGCGAGAGCTTCGAGCTCAACGCCATCGCCGCGGCCGTGCTCGGCGGCACCTCGATGTCGGGCGGGCGCGGCACGATCGGCGGCACCATCGTCGGCGCCTTCGTCATCGGCATCCTCTCCGACGGCCTCGTGATGATGGGCGTCTCCTCGTTCTGGCAGATGGTGATCAAGGGCCTGGTGATCATCGTCGCCGTGGTGGTGGACCAGGCGCAGCGCCGGCTGCAGCAGCGCGTGGCGCTGCGCCAGATGGCCAGGCTCGGGTGA
- the pstS gene encoding phosphate ABC transporter substrate-binding protein PstS — protein sequence MINRQNSPRPVVRASALAAALVLGLAAGPSVPAQAEDLTLVETGSTLLYPLFTVWASEYARTHQGVHITTNGTGSAVGLEQAISGAAQIGTSDAYMSDSQQRRTPEIINVPMAISALTVNYNLPGLNAANLKLDGPTLAAIYAGTIRQWDDKAITALNPGVALPHNDIVPVHRADGSGDTFVFTQYLTFSTPSWEDSLGYDTSIAWPEVPGAKSADGNLGVLQVVQQTPYAITYLGVSLHGEIAKAGLGTAMLKSYSGEFLLPTPETIAAAAASLTPRTPADERLTLVNAPGANAYPLVNYEYAVVSTRQASPATAEAIRKFLLWAIAPDETNEKYLDDAHFIALPAHIWVLSHDQIEAIH from the coding sequence GTGATCAACCGCCAGAACTCGCCGCGCCCGGTCGTGCGCGCCAGCGCCCTCGCCGCCGCGCTCGTCCTCGGCCTCGCCGCGGGGCCGTCGGTGCCAGCGCAGGCCGAAGATCTCACCCTGGTCGAGACCGGCTCGACCCTGCTCTATCCCCTGTTCACCGTCTGGGCGTCCGAATATGCCAGGACCCATCAGGGCGTGCATATCACGACCAACGGCACCGGATCGGCCGTCGGCCTCGAGCAGGCGATCTCGGGCGCCGCGCAGATCGGCACGTCGGATGCCTACATGTCGGACAGCCAGCAGAGGCGGACACCCGAGATCATCAACGTGCCGATGGCGATCTCGGCGCTGACCGTCAACTACAACCTCCCCGGACTCAATGCGGCAAACCTGAAGCTGGACGGCCCGACGCTCGCGGCCATCTATGCCGGCACCATCCGCCAATGGGACGACAAGGCGATCACGGCCCTCAACCCCGGCGTGGCGCTGCCGCACAACGACATCGTTCCGGTCCATCGGGCCGACGGGTCGGGCGATACCTTCGTCTTCACCCAGTACCTGACGTTCTCCACGCCGTCGTGGGAGGACAGCCTGGGCTACGACACGTCGATCGCCTGGCCGGAGGTGCCGGGCGCCAAGAGCGCGGACGGCAATCTCGGCGTGCTGCAGGTGGTGCAGCAGACCCCCTATGCCATCACCTATCTCGGCGTCAGCCTCCACGGCGAGATCGCCAAGGCCGGGCTCGGCACCGCGATGCTGAAGAGCTATTCGGGGGAGTTCCTCCTGCCGACGCCCGAGACGATCGCGGCGGCCGCCGCTTCGCTGACGCCCAGGACGCCGGCGGACGAGCGCCTGACCCTGGTCAACGCGCCTGGCGCCAACGCCTATCCCCTCGTCAACTACGAATACGCCGTTGTCTCGACCAGGCAGGCCAGCCCGGCGACCGCCGAGGCGATCAGGAAATTCCTGCTGTGGGCCATCGCCCCCGACGAGACCAATGAAAAATACCTGGATGATGCCCACTTCATCGCCCTGCCGGCCCATATCTGGGTGCTGAGCCACGATCAGATCGAAGCCATCCACTGA